A stretch of Leptospira hartskeerlii DNA encodes these proteins:
- a CDS encoding DUF2905 domain-containing protein, producing MEPLGKTFLWIGAFFLIIGAIILFGPKLPFISSLGNLPGDFKIERENFKFYFPFATSILISIGLSLLLYLWNRFIH from the coding sequence ATGGAACCGCTAGGCAAAACATTTCTGTGGATCGGGGCATTCTTCCTGATTATTGGAGCCATTATCCTTTTCGGCCCCAAACTTCCATTTATCTCTTCTCTCGGAAATTTGCCGGGAGACTTCAAGATCGAAAGAGAAAATTTCAAATTCTACTTTCCTTTTGCAACTTCCATTCTGATCAGTATCGGACTCTCTCTCCTTCTGTATCTTTGGAACAG